The Vigna unguiculata cultivar IT97K-499-35 chromosome 6, ASM411807v1, whole genome shotgun sequence genome contains a region encoding:
- the LOC114188615 gene encoding E3 ubiquitin-protein ligase ATL41-like: MGSKDKHEDEESLSIGLKVMLAAAISLFGMISIIIIFHFSMKYFIIRQRRRRQNELLHQITTQIAPIDVSSVEARNPGLQTSIIASLPKLLFNQTEQFKQGEVIECSVCLATVTKDAIIRVLPNCKHIFHVDCVDKWFNCNSTCPICRTVVDPKVAPEEEDGDLGTRIQQVQPTAPPVVGDGEVHDGTEMEKVGCSGLRIGSFHRMVSNRERSGRNHSCDESTIDIERH; this comes from the coding sequence ATGGGTTCCAAAGACAAGCATGAAGATGAAGAATCACTTAGTATAGGCCTAAAGGTGATGCTAGCAGCAGCTATCTCTTTATTTGGTATGATCTCAATAATCATCATCTTCCATTTTAGTATGAAATATTTCATCATACGGCAACGAAGGAGACGCCAAAACGAGCTTCTTCACCAGATCACCACCCAGATTGCACCGATTGATGTGAGTTCTGTGGAGGCACGCAACCCTGGACTTCAAACTTCCATCATAGCCTCTCTGCCTAAACTTTTGTTCAACCAAACGGAACAGTTCAAGCAAGGTGAAGTGATAGAGTGTTCGGTTTGCCTAGCCACTGTTACTAAGGATGCAATTATCAGAGTGCTACCAAATTGTAAGCACATTTTTCATGTTGATTGTGTTGATAAATGGTTTAATTGTAACTCCACATGCCCAATTTGCCGCACTGTGGTTGACCCAAAGGTGGCACCAGAAGAAGAAGACGGTGATTTAGGCACAAGGATCCAGCAAGTCCAACCCACAGCACCACCTGTTGTGGGTGATGGTGAGGTGCATGATGGAACTGAAATGGAGAAGGTGGGGTGTTCAGGTTTGAGAATTGGATCTTTCCATAGGATGGTTAGTAACAGGGAAAGATCAGGGAGGAATCACAGTTGTGATGAATCTACAATAGATATAGAAAGACACTAA
- the LOC114188735 gene encoding D-aminoacyl-tRNA deacylase: MELQLVWPFRCRVPRVGAGGVSRGIRIGSARVRRKTVTAMRAVVQRVASASVEVEGRIVSEIGPGLLVLVGIHDTDSDADADYICRKVLNMRLFPNENSGKAWDHSVMQKNYQVLLVSQFTLYGFLKGNKPDFHVAMAPQRAKPFYASLVDRFRSAYNSDAIKDGVFGAMMKVNLVNDGPVTMQLDSQTSKNTVDATES, from the exons ATGGAACTGCAATTGGTGTGGCCGTTTAGGTGTAGGGTTCCACGTGTGGGAGCAGGAGGCGTAAGCAGAGGAATACGAATTGGGAGTGCCAGAGTGAGAAGAAAAACAGTGACGGCAATGCGAGCGGTGGTTCAGCGCGTGGCCTCTGCCTCCGTCGAGGTCGAAGGTCGCATCGTCTCCGAGATTGGCCCCGGCCTTCTCGTCCTCGTCGGAATCCACGACACCGATTCCGACGCGGACGCCGATTACAT ATGCCGAAAGGTCTTGAATATGAGGCTGTTCCCAAATGAAAATTCGGGTAAAGCGTGGGACCACAGCGTAATGCAGAAAAATTATCAGGTTTTGTTGG TGAGTCAGTTTACGTTGTATGGATTCTTGAAGGGTAACAAGCCGGATTTTCACGTTGCGATGGCGCCTCAGAGAGCCAAACCATTTTATGCCTCTTTGGTTGACAGGTTTAGAAGCGCCTATAATTCAGACGCAATCAAAG ATGGTGTATTTGGAGCAATGATGAAG GTAAATTTGGTTAACGATGGACCAGTCACCATGCAGCTTGATTCACAAACATCCAA GAATACCGTTGATGCAACAGAGTCTTAA
- the LOC114186634 gene encoding probable pre-mRNA-splicing factor ATP-dependent RNA helicase DEAH9 — protein MGGLAVRWGGEQLNMSFWKPGTERPQGRVVDDEEGGVLFLSGSHHSSSSRHGYASIDNQRQRLPVFKYRTAILYLVETHATTIIVGETGSGKTTQIPQYLKEAGWATGGRLIACTQPRRLAVQAVASRVAEEMGVKLGEEVGYTIRFEDVTKPDVTVLKFLTDGVLLREMMDDPLLTKYSVIMVDEAHERSISTDILLGLLKKIQRRRPELRLIISSATIEAKSMSDFFQMRKKRRETENKDHGPQVEPAILSVEGRGFNVHINYAEEPVQDYVQAAVSTTLLIHEREPAGDVLVFLTGQDDIDAAVQLLTDQVQTTGKHSSGLIVLPLYSGLPRADQELVFSPAPCGKRKVVISTNIAETSLTLEGIVYVVDSGFSKQRFYNPISDIENLVVAPISRASARQRAGRAGRVRPGKCYRLYTEEYFLNHMPKEGIPEIQRSNMVSCVIQLKALGIDNILGFDWPASPSAEAMIRALEVLYSLGVLDDDAKLTSPTGFQVAEIPLDPMVSKMIIASSQLGCSEEIITIAAVLSVQSIWISGRGIQKESDEAKLRFAAAEGDHVTFLNVYKGFHQSGKSSQWCHKNYVNYHAMRKVLEVREQLKRIAKRIGLVLKSCESDMQLVRKAVIAGFFANACHLEAYSHDGMYKTLRGSQEVYIHPSSVLFRVNPKWVIYHSLVSTDRQYMRNVLTIDPSCLLDAAPHFYKLQQSNHLLY, from the exons ATGGGGGGATTGGCCGTGCGTTGGGGTGGTGAACAATTGAACATGTCGTTCTGGAAACCAGGGACGGAAAGGCCACAGGGTCGCGTAGTCGACGATGAAGAAGGTGGTGTTCTCTTCTTGTCTGGTTCTCACCATTCCTCTTCCTCCAGACATGGCTACGCCAGCATCGATAACCAACGCCAGCGATTGCCTGTGTTCAAGTACCGCACCGCCATTCTCTACCTCGTTGAGACTCACGCCACGACCATCATCGTCGGCGAAACCGGCAGCGGAAAAACTACTCAAATTCCTCAG TACCTGAAAGAAGCAGGTTGGGCCACCGGTGGCAGACTCATTGCTTGCACTCAACCTAGAAGACTTGCCGTTCAG GCCGTTGCTTCCAGAGTTGCCGAAGAGATGGGAGTGAAGCTCGGTGAAGAAGTTGGCTACACGATAAGGTTTGAAGATGTAACCAAACCG GATGTAACGgtacttaaatttttaactgATGGAGTGCTTCTAAGGGAGATGATGGACGATCCTCTTTTGACCAAATATAG TGTTATAATGGTGGATGAGGCTCATGAAAGATCAATATCGACAGACATTTTGCTTGGACTATTGAAAAAG ATTCAACGTCGTCGACCAGAGTTGCGGTTGATTATATCATCTGCTACTATTGAAGCAAAGTCGATGTCTGACTTCTTCCAAATGAG AAAGAAGCGCCGAGAGACTGAAAACAAGGATCATGGACCACAAGTGGAACCTGCAATCTTGTCAGTTGAG GGTAGAGGCTTCAATGTACACATTAATTATGCTGAGGAACCTGTCCAAGACTACGTTCAGGCTGCTGTTTCAACGACACTCTTGATCCACGAGCGG GAGCCAGCAGGAGACGTTCTAGTGTTCCTTACTGGTCAAGATGACATTGATGCAGCTGTTCAGTTACTCACTGACCAAGTTCAAACAACTGGAAAACACTCTTCTG GATTGATTGTTTTGCCTCTGTATTCTGGGCTTCCACGTGCTGATCAG GAGTTAGTATTTTCTCCAGCTCCTTGTGGAAAGAGGAAAGTAGTAATTTCTACTAATATAGCAGAAACATCACTCACATTAGAG GGAATTGTCTATGTTGTTGACAGTGGGTTTTCTAAGCAGCGGTTCTACAATCCG ATTTCTGATATTGAAAATCTGGTTGTGGCTCCAATATCTAGGGCTTCTGCTAGACAAAGAGCTGGTAGGGCTGGGCGAGTTCGACCAGGAAAGTGTTACAG GCTGTATACAGAAGAATATTTTCTTAACCACATGCCTAAGGAGGGAATTCCAGAGATACAGAGATCAAATATGGTCTCCTGCGTAATCCAG CTAAAGGCCTTGGGGATTGATAATATCTTGGGCTTTGACTGGCCAGCATCTCCATCTGCTGAAGCAATGATCCGAGCACTAGAAGTTCTCTACTCACTTGGTGTATTGGATGATGATGCTAAGCTGACTTCACCAACTGGATTTCAAGTTGCTGAGATTCCACTT GATCCGATGGTCTCAAAAATGATAATAGCTTCCAGTCAACTTGGGTGTTCAGAGGAGATAATCACCATTGCTGCTGTTCTTTCCGTCCAA TCCATCTGGATCTCAGGGAGAGGGATACAAAAGGAATCTGATGAAGCAAAATTGAGATTTGCTGCTGCCGAG GGTGACCATGTAACGTTTCTTAATGTATACAAGGGGTTTCATCAATCTGGTAAATCTTCACAGTGGTGTCACAAGAACTATGTAAACTATCACGCCATG AGAAAGGTTCTTGAAGTTAGAGAGCAACTCAAAAGAATTGCAAAGAGGATAGGACTAGTCTTGAAATCTTGTGAGAGTGATATGCAG TTAGTGAGAAAAGCTGTCATCGCCGGTTTTTTTGCAAATGCGTGTCATCTAGAG GCATACAGTCATGATGGGATGTATAAGACATTAAGGGGATCACAGGAGGTTTATATTCACCCGTCGTCAGTGCTATTCAG AGTAAATCCAAAATGGGTTATTTACCATTCTCTTGTATCAACTGATCGACAATACATGCGTAATGTCTTAACTATAGACCCCTCGTGCTTACTGGATGCTGCTCCTCACTTCTACAAGTTGCAACAATCTAATCATCTCCTTTATTGA
- the LOC114186582 gene encoding uncharacterized protein LOC114186582 translates to MCSNSCNSVCGCGSGVNVVSSIWSSGLKKQQKRPRVPKRGPGVAELEKILREQGGGGGGVDITTEKGDSEGFPSFVSRPSSSLNFHPLQPSTTTSRTTPPSNLATNVSSAPIFDHPTTLERLERSGGSGLVSPEKELKELFPLNLNSCKSNLNINEPIDGNRYDSASSPSRNLSADWPYAKVQHINNHYSAPITSMTNHRGTSTIGPQNQPELPSNQSLCYNYTSRVPEEQNVGMKRSHTSALENSLIPPSNFHVLPSFSHYNRHHQSSINDSHSGFNSNKECYKDAKWGSTLELSNTRFNSEMTVPGHANFPPFVTPEVPSPPMHLFSGVISKGNALPGHVCEDKIDSCQHSESIEPNPRPFYNFLEVEDSEMTDKMSGENHGGREAGRFGIDLNLKL, encoded by the exons ATGTGCAGCAATTCGTGCAACAGTGTTTGTGGGTGTGGGAGTGGTGTGAATGTTGTTAGTAGCATCTGGAGTTCTGGTTTAAAGAAACAGCAGAAACGTCCCAGAGTGCCAAAAAGAGGACCTGGTGTGGCAGAACTTGAGAAGATCTTGAGAGAGCAAGGAGGCGGAGGCGGAGGCGTAGACATAACTACTGAAAAGGGAGATTCAGAGGGATTTCCATCTTTTGTGTCTCGTCCTTCTTCATCTTTAAATTTCCATCCATTGCAACCTTCAACTACAACATCAAGAACTACTCCACCAAGCAATTTGGCTACTAATGTTTCTTCTGCCCCAATATTTGATCATCCCACTACACTTGAAAGACTAGAAAGAAGTGGTGGATCTGGTCTTGTTTCTCCTGAAAAAGAATTGAAAGAATTGTTTCCCTTGAATCTTAATTCATGTAAGTCTAATTTGAACATCAATGAACCGATTGATGGAAACCGATATGATTCTGCCAGTTCCCCTTCCAGGAATTTATCTGCTGACTGGCCTTATGCAAAAGTTCAGCACATAAACAATCACTACTCTGCACCTATTACTTCTATG ACAAATCACCGTGGGACCTCAACAATCGGGCCTCAAAATCAACCAGAGCTTCCTTCAAACCAAAGTTTGTGTTACAATTACACTTCTAGAGTACCAGAAGAACAAAAT GTTGGCATGAAGAGATCTCACACTTCAGCCTTGGAAAACTCTCTGATTCCGCCATCGAATTTCCATGTTCTTCCAAGTTTTTCACATTACAATAGACATCATCAATCATCCATAAATGATAGTCATAGTGGTTTCAATTCCAACAAGGAGTGCTATAA GGATGCCAAATGGGGTAGCACTTTGGAGCTTAGTAACACAAGATTCAACTCTGAAATGACAGTGCCTGGTCATGCAAATTTCCCACCATTTGTAACTCCTGAAGTTCCTTCACCTCCCATGCATTTGTTTTCAGGTGTTATTTCAAAGGGGAATGCGCTACCCGGCCATGTTTGTGAA gataaaatagACTCATGCCAACATTCAGAATCGATCGAACCAAATCCTAGACCTTTCTATAACTTCTTAGAAGTGGAGGACTCAGAGATGACAGACAAAATGAGTGGGGAAAATCATGGGGGACGTGAAGCAGGAAGATTTGGCATTGATCTGAACTTGAAGCTATGA
- the LOC114189001 gene encoding glutamate receptor 2.7-like, which produces MDIAARSYNTTSKTYKLALYFRNSSEDPLRAITLAEEMIDKQKVQVIIGMHRWSEAALVAKIGSRAQVPIIAFAEPTITPTLMTNRWPFLVRMTKSGLSYIKCIADIVKAFGWQRVVAIYEDDAYGGDYGMLALLSEALRDVSSSIDYHLVLPPISSLHEPGGFIREKLKLLQTQSRVFIVLQSSLEMAIHLFKEASKMGLVDKESVWILPESITNVLDSVNKSAIFYMDGALGIKTYYSEISTEYQHFEAEFRRTFWSKNVEEDNRDPGFYASQAYDSIKIVTQAVDRMTSRNTRSPKNLLGEILRSSFLGLSGHIQFEDGKLQQTSILRMVNVAGKSYKELCFWSEQYGFTKNLPTGKDGHSGAGNTECFSVVRWPGNLKRDPKGWNMPTQQNPMKIAVRSRTSFSKFVKVDYYHKGDPATYSGFCIDIFESVHDLLGYDLPYKYYPIDGTYNDLVQLVYNKSYDAVVGDMTILEERMQYVDFTVPYAESGLTMVVPSKSKDSAWMFTKPFTWELWMVTGALLIYTMLAVWYLERESNPEFHGNWGSQISTALWFTFSSLFFAHREKMHSNLTRMVLVSWLLLVLILNSSYTASLSSMLTVKKLELNVTDIQWLKRNNMTIGCDGDSFVRSFLEKVEGLPPGNIINITDEYTYDDFFQNNSIAAAFLELPYEKVFITEYCNRYTGSTPRTRFGGLGFMFQKGSPVARDVSKAILHLSEKAELKRLEEKWMISSSKCSNTTSDTSNTESLKLRSLWILYVISGATSTICVLLSTIQCLVKSCQQCQRVAPEGNDTPNDQNAWEKVIAHVKHIFNKKINNSRATRTQVVTDFLPDRVTRA; this is translated from the exons ATGGACATTGCAGCTCGAAGTTACAATACCACTTCAAAGACCTACAAGTTGGCTCTCTATTTTCGGAACTCCTCCGAGGATCCCCTTAGAGCTATCACTCTTG CTGAAGAGATGATTGATAAGCAAAAGGTGCAAGTGATTATTGGGATGCACAGATGGTCAGAAGCAGCTCTAGTGGCTAAAATAGGAAGCCGAGCTCAAGTTCCTATCATAGCATTTGCAGAACCCACCATTACACCGACCTTGATGACTAATCGGTGGCCTTTTTTGGTGAGAATGACTAAGAGTGGTTTATCATATATCAAATGCATTGCAGATATAGTGAAAGCTTTTGGTTGGCAGAGAGTAGTAGCTATCTATGAAGATGATGCATATGGAGGTGATTATGGCATGCTAGCACTGTTATCTGAGGCCCTCCGGGATGTGAGTTCATCGATTGATTATCACTTAGTTCTTCCACCTATTTCTTCTCTGCATGAACCAGGAGGGTTTATACGTGAAAAGCTGAAGTTGTTGCAAACCCAATCTCGCGTTTTCATTGTGCTGCAATCTTCATTAGAAATGGCTATCCATTTGTTTAAAGAAGCCTCAAAAATGGGACTCGTGGACAAAGAATCAGTTTGGATACTTCCAGAGAGCATAACAAATGTGCTGGACTCTGTCAACAAGTCTGCTATTTTCTATATGGATGGAGCTTTAGGAATCAAAACGTACTACTCCGAAATAAGCACCGAGTACCAACATTTTGAGGCTGAATTCCGGAGAACATTTTGGTCCAAGAATGTCGAGGAAGATAACCGCGACCCGGGATTTTATGCATCGCAAGCATATGATAGCATTAAAATTGTGACCCAGGCAGTGGACAGAATGACCAGTAGAAACACTAGGAGCCCAAAGAATTTACTTGGAGAAATACTGCGTAGCAGTTTTCTTGGTTTAAGCGGTCATATTCAGTTTGAAGATGGGAAACTCCAGCAGACTTCTATTTTAAGGATGGTAAATGTGGCCGGGAAGAGTTACAAAGAACTATGCTTTTGGAGTGAACAATATGggttcaccaaaaacctccctACAGGAAAAGATGGACATTCTGGTGCTGGTAATACAGAATGTTTCAGTGTTGTTCGGTGGCCTGGGAATCTGAAAAGGGATCCAAAAGGCTGGAATATGCCTACTCAACAAAATCCAATGAAAATTGCAGTCCGAAGCAGAACCTCTTTTTCCAAGTTTGTCAAGGTTGATTATTATCATAAGGGTGATCCTGCAACATATAGTGGATTTTGTATCGATATTTTTGAGAGTGTGCACGACCTTTTGGGGTATGACTTGCCATACAAGTATTATCCTATTGATGGAACCTATAATGATTTGGTTCAGCTTGTCTATAACAAG AGTTACGATGCCGTAGTTGGGGACATGACCATACTagaagaaagaatgcagtatgTGGATTTTACAGTGCCATATGCAGAATCAGGATTGACAATGGTAGTTCCATCAAAGTCTAAAGACTCAGCATGGATGTTCACAAAGCCCTTTACCTGGGAACTGTGGATGGTTACAGGTGCCCTTTTGATTTACACAATGTTAGCAGTTTGGTACCTTGAGAGAGAATCCAATCCTGAGTTTCATGGCAATTGGGGGAGCCAAATCAGCACCGCTCTTTGGTTTACTTTCTCCTCTTTGTTTTTCGCTCATA GGGAAAAAATGCATAGCAACTTAACTCGCATGGTGCTGGTCTCATGGCTCTTGCTAGTGCTGATCCTTAACTCCAGCTACACTGCTAGCCTTTCTTCAATGCTCACGGTTAAAAAACTGGAACTGAATGTCACAGATATTCAGTGGTTGAAGAGGAACAACATGACAATTGGTTGCGATGGTGACTCATTTGTTAGGTCGTTCCTAGAGAAAGTAGAAGGGTTGCCGCCAGGGAACATAATAAATATCACTGATGAATACACGTATgatgatttttttcaaaataacagCATAGCAGCTGCCTTTCTTGAACTCCCATACGAAAAGGTATTCATTACTGAATACTGCAACAGATACACCGGTTCCACTCCCAGAACCAGATTTGGAGGACTGGGCTTT ATGTTCCAGAAAGGGTCGCCAGTGGCCAGAGACGTGTCAAAAGCTATATTACATCTGTCAGAAAAGGCAGAGCTGAAGAGGTTGGAAGAGAAGTGGATGATTAGCTCCAGCAAGTGCTCCAACACGACCTCCGACACCAGCAATACAGAAAGTTTGAAGCTGAGAAGTTTGTGGATTTTATATGTCATCTCTGGGGCTACTTCCACCATTTGTGTGCTACTATCAACCATCCAGTGTCTGGTAAAATCCTGTCAGCAATGCCAACGCGTAGCACCAGAAGGCAATGACACCCCAAATGATCAAAATGCGTGGGAAAAGGTGATTGCACATGTAAAGCACATCTTTAACAAAAAGATCAATAATTCAAGAGCGACACGCACACAGGTTGTGACTGATTTTCTTCCCGACAGGGTCACGAGAGCATGA
- the LOC114188616 gene encoding glutamate receptor 2.7-like codes for MNFNIQTSKALSNILVRISLTILLLLIGARVAYSFQNTSVGVLIDVNSKTGKQQRRAMQIAAQNFNNHSQNHNINLFFRDSGGIPLQAASSAEELIIKKKVEVIIVTGTWQEATLVADRGNSAQIPIISFSSPPIIPPVSMQHRWPFLIQMSKDQAAQINCIADIIHEFNWQKVIAIYEDNPYSGDSGMLSLFSEALQKGDSQMENCLVLPSFTSLSDPKGFVLDELLKLLPLQSRVFVVLHATFPMITHLFREAKKIGLLGKNSAWIMNEGVTSMLDFANKSVLSSMEGTLGIKTYYSTSSLSYNQLQENFQPDEHTKPGSDALQAYDSVTLITKALERMNGKSSNSRVLLEKLLSSDFNGLSGNISFKDGHLFKTPVLRVINVVNRECKELDFWTPKLKFGKSLKILKDRETKGDYATNIFLGPVVWPGGLTSADPKGWKMPTDAEPLKVAIPINPFFENFLKEDPPKKYDGFCIRLFLEARKILSYKYGDLPYVLEPFNESYDKLLLNVIEKSHHAIVGDVTILANRSKDVSFTLPYTDSSLSVIFPIETEGSTWLFMKPFSWEMWLVTICILIYTVFTVWFLEHEFNPDFGGPLENQISTTLWFAFSSLFFAHRERIRSNSARVVVAAWLFLVFVLTSSYTANLSSMLTVKRFSQRDIQWLKQNSLSVGCENRSSFVKNYMIHVYEFHPNQIIHVDGEHDIVDKFKSKKMHALFLESPYERVFVNKYPKDYTAITAANKFGGFGFVFQKGSPLARDFSEAILTLAENGKLKHLEERWLTPHSNRSPETESLTLPNFWILYVMCAVISTICLVLFVSSQTEVADY; via the exons atgaattttaatatccAAACTTCCAAAGCACTATCAAATATTTTGGTTCGGATATCTCTAACAATCTTGCTTCTCCTCATTGGCGCTCGGGTTGCCTACAGTTTCCAAAATACAAGTGTTGGCGTGCTCATTGATGTCAATTCAAAGACAGGAAAACAACAGAGAAGGGCCATGCAAATTGCAGCACAAAATTTCAATAATCATTCACAGAACCACAACATAAACCTTTTCTTCCGCGACTCTGGTGGAATTCCATTACAAGCAGCTTCATCTG CTGAAGAACTGATCATTAAGAAAAAAGTTGAAGTCATTATTGTCACGGGGACATGGCAAGAAGCAACTCTAGTTGCTGATCGTGGAAACAGCGCTCAAATTccaattatttcattttcttctccCCCAATAATCCCTCCTGTTTCAATGCAACATCGTTGGCCTTTTCTGATTCAAATGTCAAAAGATCAGGCCGCACAAATAAACTGCATTGCAGATATTATCCATGAGTTCAATTGGCAGAAGGTTATAGCTATATATGAAGACAACCCTTACAGTGGTGATTCTGGAATGTTAAGCCTCTTTTCTGAGGCTCTCCAAAAGGGTGACTCTCAGATGGAGAACTGCTTAGTTCTTCCATCGTTCACTTCTTTATCTGATCCAAAAGGGTTTGTTCTGGACGAATTGCTTAAGCTTTTGCCACTGCAATCTCgtgtttttgttgttcttcACGCAACATTCCCTATGATTACCCATTTGTTCAGAGAAGCTAAGAAAATTGGATTGTTGGGGAAAAATTCAGCTTGGATAATGAACGAGGGGGTCACAAGTATGTTAGACTTTGCAAATAAATCTGTTTTATCCTCTATGGAAGGTACTTTAGGAATCAAAACCTATTATTCTACAAGTTCTCTTTCTTATAACCAATTGCAGGAAAATTTCCAACCTGATGAGCATACAAAACCAGGATCAGATGCATTGCAAGCTTATGATAGCGTTACATTAATCACAAAGGCCTTGGAGAGAATGAATGGCAAATCTAGTAATTCAAGGGTGTTGTTGGAAAAATTGTTATCTAGCGATTTCAATGGTTTAAGTGGTAATATAAGCTTCAAAGATGGTCATCTATTCAAAACTCCTGTGTTGAGAGTGATAAACGTGGTTAATAGGGAATGCAAGGAATTAGATTTTTGGACCCCGAAATTGAAGTTTGGTAAATCTCTTAAAATACTGAAAGACAGAGAAACAAAAGGTGATTATGCTACAAATATCTTTCTTGGCCCAGTGGTTTGGCCAGGAGGCCTCACTTCTGCTGATCCTAAGGGATGGAAAATGCCGACTGACGCAGAACCTTTGAAAGTGGCAATTCCTATAAACcctttttttgaaaattttctgaAAGAAGACCCTCCAAAGAAATATGATGGTTTCTGTATTCGTCTTTTCCTCGAGGCAAGAAAAATTCTGAGTTACAAGTATGGTGACCTTCCCTATGTACTTGAGCCCTTCAATGAATCCTATGATAAGCTTCTACTGAATGTAATAGAAAAG TCCCACCATGCTATTGTTGGAGATGTAACAATACTCGCCAACCGATCAAAGGATGTGTCGTTCACTCTACCATACACTGATTCGAGTTTATCAGTTATATTTCCCATAGAGACTGAAGGGTCAACGTGGTTGTTTATGAAACCCTTTAGCTGGGAAATGTGGCTCGTTACTATTTGCATTCTCATCTACACAGTGTTCACCGTATGGTTCCTGGAGCATGAGTTCAATCCAGATTTTGGTGGTCCATTGGAAAATCAGATCAGCACCACACTATGGTTTgccttttcttctctattttttgCTCATA GGGAGAGAATAAGAAGCAACTCTGCACGAGTAGTAGTTGCTGCATGGCTTTTTCTTGTGTTTGTTCTAACCTCAAGCTACACTGCCAACCTTTCCTCAATGCTAACTGTCAAACGATTTTCACAAAGAGATATTCAGTGGCTAAAGCAAAACAGTTTATCAGTTGGTTGTGAAAACCGCAGTTCCTTTGTAAAGAACTACATGATACATGTGTATGAGTTCCATCCAAATCAAATAATACACGTTGATGGAGAACATGACATTGTAGATAAATTCAAAAGCAAAAAAATGCATGCTCTCTTTCTTGAAAGCCCGTATGAGAGGGTTTTCGTGAACAAGTACCCCAAGGATTACACTGCAATTACAGCTGCCAATAAATTTGGAGGATTTGGCTTT GTATTTCAAAAAGGATCTCCCCTGGCTAGAGATTTTTCTGAAGCCATTTTAACACTGGCAGAAAATGGAAAACTAAAACATTTGGAAGAGCGCTGGTTGACTCCTCACTCAAACCGTTCTCCAGAAACTGAGAGCCTGACCCTCCCCAACTTCTGGATTCTCTATGTCATGTGTGCTGTCATATCCACCATCTGCTTGGTGCTGTTTGTCAGCAGCCAAACAGAAGTTGCAGATTACTAG